The genomic interval AAAATAGTGCAGAAGATTTAATTCTTCGACTAGTAGAAGAAGATGTTATTAATAAGCGAGAAGCAAAGATTATGTTAAGTGTAATTGATCGCTCTGTATTATATTTAGAATTACCTTATAGAGATGAATTAAGAGCAAGATTATTAAAGGCGATGTTAACATCATTAAAATATAAATAACATCCCAGTTTTTAAATTGAGGTGAGAAATATGATGTGTTCTGAATGTAATCAAAGACCAGCTACTTTACATTTTTCCAAAAATATTAATGGGAATAAGACAGAGTTTCATCTCTGTGAGCATTGTGCAAAAGAAAATGGCGATATGTTTATGGTAAATGGCTCATCTGGTTTATCTTTAAACAGTTTATTAGCTGGATTGCTAAATATCGAGCCGAGTTTTCAACATATTACAGAGGATACTTATAAACAACAACAGCCTTTACAGTGTGAAGAGTGTCAGATGACATTTTCTCAATTCAGGAAAATAGGTAAATTAGGATGTCCACATTGTTATGATACATTCAAGGAGCAATTGCTGCCGTTTATTAAGCGATTGCATGGTGGGAATATTGAGCATAAAGGAAAAATTCCAGAACGAATAGGTGGCCATTATCTTATTAAAAAGGAAATTACTCAGTTAAGAACAGAGCTTAAGGAACTAATTAATAGGGAAGAGTTTGAAAAAGCAGCCGTTATTCGAGATGAGATAAAACATAAAGAAAAACAGTTAACTTCTTTTACTGAGGGAGGGGAGTAACGTGTCTTTAGAAAAATTTATAAGCAAAGCACGAACTTCATGGATGAGTTCAGATGGACCGGACTCTGAAATTGTTCTAACCTCTCGGATTCGATTGGCTAGGAATATACAGGATGTGAAATTTCCTCTTTTATTTTCAAAAGAAGCAGCTGAAAATACGATTCAACAGGTAGAAAATTCACTATTAAAGGATTCTAATCAACCTTTTGGTGAGATGGAATTGCTTGCGATGAATGAATTAAATACATTGGAGAAAAGAGTTCTCGTGGAAAAGCATTTAATCAGTCCTCAGCTAGCAGAGCAATCTCCATATGGAGCTGTTATTTTATCAGAAGATGAAGAGATAAGTATCATGATTAATGAAGAGGATCATATTCGAATTCAGTGTATAAAGCCTGGACTTCAAATAGAAGAAGCGTTTAAAGAGGCTGATACAATTGATGATTTAATAGAAAAAAAGATTAATTATGCTTACCATGCAGAAATGGGCTATTTAACAAGCTGTCCAACTAATATTGGAACAGGTTTAAGAGCTTCTGTAATGATGCATTTACCAGGAATGGTGTTATCTCAACAAATGAATCGCATTATTCCAGCTATACAACAGCTTGGTTTGGTGGTAAGAGGCATTTATGGAGAAGGTAGCGAGGCTCTAGGAAATATTTTTCAGATATCTAATCAAATAACTTTAGGAAGATCTGAAAAAGACATAATAGAGGAACTAAAAAGTGTTGTTACTCAGTTAATTGATCGAGAAAAAGAAGCAAGAAATGCATTAGCACAAACCTCGAACATACAATTAGAAGATAGAGTTTTCCGTTCTTACGGAATCTTATGCAATAGTCGCATTATGGAAACAAAGGAAGCAGCTAAATGTCTATCTGATGTTCGATTAGGTATAGATATGGGATATATTAAGAATGTATCCAAAAATATCCTTAATGAATTAATGATTCTTACCCAGCCAGGATTTTTACAACTATATGCTGGAGAACAGATGAATCCCAATGATCGCGATATACGTCGTGCGTCCTTGATAAGAGAAAGATTAAAATTGGAAACAGACTAAAAGATTCTAAGGAGGATGAAAGTATGATGTTTGGCCGATTTACAGAAAGAGCGCAGAAGGTATTAGCACTTTCCCAGGAAGAAGCAATTCGATTAGGACATAATAATATTGGTACAGAGCATATTTTACTTGGGTTAGTCCGTGAAGGGGAAGGAATCGCAGCCAAAGCTTTACAGGCACTTGGATTAGGTGCTGAAAAAATTCAAGAAGAAGTAGAAAACTTAATTGGTCGTGGTCAAGATGCAGCACAAACGATTCATTATACTCCAAGAGCTAAAAAAGTAATTGAACTATCGATGGATGAAGCAAGAAAATTAGGTCATTCTTATGTTGGTACAGAACATATTCTTTTAGGCTTAATTAGAGAAGGAGAAGGGGTAGCTGCTAGAGTTTTAAATAATCTAGGGGTAAGTCTGAATAAGGCTCGCCAACAAGTCCTTCAGTTACTTGGAAGTAGTGAGTCAGGAAATCATCCAGGTGGCTCGGCTGCTAGTGCTAATACACCAACACTTGATAGTTTAGCTCGTGATTTAACCGCAATTGCAAGAGAAGGAAGCCTGGATCCAGTTATCGGAAGAAGTAAGGAAATCCAACGTGTTATTGAAGTATTAAGTAGAAGAACAAAGAATAACCCAGTTTTAATCGGTGAACCTGGTGTTGGTAAAACAGCTATTGCCGAAGGGCTTGCACAACAAATTGTTCAGAATGAAGTTCCAGAAATTTTAAGGGATAAACGAGTAATGACATTAGATATGGGGACAGTTGTTGCTGGTACGAAATATCGTGGTGAATTTGAGGATCGTTTAAAAAAGGTAATGGATGAAATTCGCCAAGCGGGTAATATTATTCTTTTCATTGATGAATTGCATACTTTAATTGGTGCAGGTGGGGCAGAAGGGGCTATCGATGCGTCTAATATTCTAAAACCATCTTTAGCTAGAGGTGAGCTTCAATGTATTGGTGCCACTACATTAGATGAATATCGAAAATATATTGAAAAAGATGCGGCTTTAGAAAGAAGATTCCAGCCAATCACTGTAGATGAGCCTACTAGTGAAGAATCTATTCAAATTTTAAAGGGGCTAAGGGATCGATATGAAGCACATCATCGTGTTTCCATTACCGATGAAGCGATTGATGCAGCTGTAAAATTATCTGATCGTTATATTTCTGATCGTTTCTTACCAGATAAAGCAATTGATCTAATTGATGAGGCTGGATCTAAGGTTCGTTTAAGATCTTATACAACTCCACCAAATTTAAAAGAGTTAGAAGTGAAGTTAGAGGAAGTACGTAAAGAGAAAGATGCTTCTGTTCAAAGTCAGGAGTTTGAAAAAGCTGCATCTTTACGTGATACAGAACAAAGATTAAGAGAACAATTAGAAGAAACGAAGAAAAATTGGAAAGAGAAGCAAGGACAGGAAAATACAGAAGTAACAGTAGAAGATATTGCAAGTGTTGTCTCTAGTTGGACTGGAATCCCTGTATC from Niallia sp. FSL W8-0635 carries:
- the clpC gene encoding ATP-dependent protease ATP-binding subunit ClpC gives rise to the protein MMFGRFTERAQKVLALSQEEAIRLGHNNIGTEHILLGLVREGEGIAAKALQALGLGAEKIQEEVENLIGRGQDAAQTIHYTPRAKKVIELSMDEARKLGHSYVGTEHILLGLIREGEGVAARVLNNLGVSLNKARQQVLQLLGSSESGNHPGGSAASANTPTLDSLARDLTAIAREGSLDPVIGRSKEIQRVIEVLSRRTKNNPVLIGEPGVGKTAIAEGLAQQIVQNEVPEILRDKRVMTLDMGTVVAGTKYRGEFEDRLKKVMDEIRQAGNIILFIDELHTLIGAGGAEGAIDASNILKPSLARGELQCIGATTLDEYRKYIEKDAALERRFQPITVDEPTSEESIQILKGLRDRYEAHHRVSITDEAIDAAVKLSDRYISDRFLPDKAIDLIDEAGSKVRLRSYTTPPNLKELEVKLEEVRKEKDASVQSQEFEKAASLRDTEQRLREQLEETKKNWKEKQGQENTEVTVEDIASVVSSWTGIPVSKLAQTETDKLLNMESILHNRVIGQEEAVVAISKAVRRARAGLKDPKRPIGSFIFLGPTGVGKTELARALAESMFGDEDAMIRIDMSEYMEKHSTSRLVGSPPGYVGYEEGGQLTEKVRRKPYSVVLLDEIEKAHPDVFNILLQVLEDGRLTDSKGRTVDFRNTVLIMTSNVGASALKQNKYVGFNVQDGDQDYKDMKGKVMEELKRAFRPEFLNRIDETIVFHALEKKHLKEIVTLMADQLVKRLTEQDIQLTITEAAKEKIAEEGYDPEYGARPLRRAIQKHIEDRLSEELLKGTVLTGQQIELDVENGEFTVKVNGAEPVVNLQK
- a CDS encoding protein arginine kinase, with product MSLEKFISKARTSWMSSDGPDSEIVLTSRIRLARNIQDVKFPLLFSKEAAENTIQQVENSLLKDSNQPFGEMELLAMNELNTLEKRVLVEKHLISPQLAEQSPYGAVILSEDEEISIMINEEDHIRIQCIKPGLQIEEAFKEADTIDDLIEKKINYAYHAEMGYLTSCPTNIGTGLRASVMMHLPGMVLSQQMNRIIPAIQQLGLVVRGIYGEGSEALGNIFQISNQITLGRSEKDIIEELKSVVTQLIDREKEARNALAQTSNIQLEDRVFRSYGILCNSRIMETKEAAKCLSDVRLGIDMGYIKNVSKNILNELMILTQPGFLQLYAGEQMNPNDRDIRRASLIRERLKLETD
- a CDS encoding UvrB/UvrC motif-containing protein; its protein translation is MMCSECNQRPATLHFSKNINGNKTEFHLCEHCAKENGDMFMVNGSSGLSLNSLLAGLLNIEPSFQHITEDTYKQQQPLQCEECQMTFSQFRKIGKLGCPHCYDTFKEQLLPFIKRLHGGNIEHKGKIPERIGGHYLIKKEITQLRTELKELINREEFEKAAVIRDEIKHKEKQLTSFTEGGE